Proteins from one Alicyclobacillus vulcanalis genomic window:
- a CDS encoding DUF378 domain-containing protein: MRWNAVDWIAWALVVIGGINWGLIGFANYNLVGAIFGATWLSHFVYALVGLGALWQLIAVLAKSQAVRT; encoded by the coding sequence GTGCGCTGGAATGCCGTGGACTGGATCGCCTGGGCGCTCGTCGTGATCGGCGGCATCAACTGGGGTCTGATTGGGTTTGCCAATTACAACCTCGTGGGGGCCATCTTCGGAGCGACGTGGCTCTCGCACTTTGTGTATGCGCTCGTCGGGCTCGGTGCGCTCTGGCAGCTCATCGCCGTCCTCGCCAAAAGTCAGGCCGTGCGAACTTGA
- a CDS encoding MFS transporter, with amino-acid sequence MMDAKTANLQNPVEDAKWSPFHLKLTIYSSGGPFLDGYILSIIAVALTQLTPELHLNAVWSGLIGASALMGIFIGGLLGYVTDRFGRQLMYTIDFVLLIVASILQFFVHSAWELFVLRVILGIAVGADYPIATSLLTEFAPRKHRGMMLGVTVIAWYVGATVAYLVGQWLLAIGPEAWRYMLASSAVPGIALVLLRLGTPESPRWLLQQGRPREALKVLREVYGPGASLKHIAVPEEKRTRTSYWTLFNRTYWKRTVYVAGFFTAAVAPLFAMLTFGPTLLDDYHLMDGSSGYGSALVSALFIVGCVPALWLLNRLGRRATMIGSFAVMTIGMVLLGAFAKGPLWVIALGFLLYALFSGGPNIMEWLAPNELFPTEVRGTAVGVTTCISRLGAVAGTYLLPWALARYGVGPTMLVGALVTFGGFLICLFLAPETRGMTLNAASVGEDAPVETAPSERKLRVGR; translated from the coding sequence ATGATGGACGCGAAAACGGCAAATCTGCAAAACCCGGTGGAAGACGCGAAGTGGAGCCCGTTCCACCTGAAGCTGACCATCTATTCGTCCGGCGGACCGTTTCTCGATGGGTACATTCTGAGCATCATCGCGGTCGCGCTCACGCAGTTGACCCCGGAGCTCCACCTGAACGCCGTTTGGAGCGGGCTCATCGGCGCGTCGGCACTGATGGGCATTTTCATCGGCGGCCTGCTCGGATACGTGACGGATCGATTCGGGCGGCAGCTCATGTACACCATCGACTTCGTGCTATTGATTGTGGCCTCCATCCTGCAGTTTTTTGTGCACAGCGCGTGGGAGCTGTTCGTCCTGCGCGTCATCCTCGGCATCGCCGTGGGCGCCGACTATCCCATCGCGACGTCGCTTTTGACGGAGTTCGCGCCGCGCAAACACCGCGGGATGATGCTCGGGGTGACGGTCATCGCCTGGTACGTCGGCGCGACGGTCGCGTATCTCGTCGGCCAATGGCTTTTGGCCATCGGACCGGAGGCGTGGCGGTACATGTTGGCCTCCAGCGCCGTGCCGGGCATCGCGCTCGTCCTTTTGCGGCTGGGAACGCCGGAGTCGCCGCGCTGGCTTTTGCAGCAGGGAAGGCCGCGCGAGGCGCTCAAAGTGCTGCGCGAGGTGTATGGGCCGGGGGCCAGCCTGAAGCACATCGCCGTGCCGGAGGAGAAGCGCACCCGCACGAGCTATTGGACGCTGTTTAACCGCACGTACTGGAAGCGCACCGTCTACGTGGCTGGGTTCTTCACGGCTGCCGTGGCGCCGCTGTTCGCCATGTTGACCTTTGGGCCGACGCTGCTCGACGACTACCATCTGATGGACGGATCGTCCGGGTACGGTTCGGCGCTCGTGAGCGCCCTCTTCATCGTCGGATGTGTGCCCGCGCTGTGGTTGCTCAACCGGCTTGGCCGGCGCGCGACGATGATTGGCTCGTTTGCGGTCATGACCATCGGCATGGTGCTGCTCGGCGCATTCGCCAAAGGGCCGCTCTGGGTGATTGCCCTTGGCTTCCTCCTGTATGCGCTGTTCTCTGGCGGCCCGAACATCATGGAGTGGCTCGCGCCGAACGAGCTGTTTCCCACCGAGGTTCGCGGGACGGCCGTCGGCGTCACGACCTGCATCAGCCGCTTGGGCGCGGTGGCGGGCACGTACCTGTTGCCTTGGGCGCTCGCGCGCTACGGCGTGGGGCCGACCATGCTGGTGGGCGCGCTCGTGACCTTCGGGGGCTTCCTCATCTGCCTGTTCCTCGCGCCGGAGACGCGCGGAATGACACTGAATGCGGCGAGCGTGGGCGAGGACGCTCCCGTGGAGACCGCGCCTTCCGAGCGCAAGCTGCGCGTCGGTCGCTGA